Genomic window (bacterium):
GATATTATTAAAAAAATTGAAATTAATAGAAACTAATAGAAATTTATGGAAATTTGTTGTTTTCCACAATCAATTTCTACCTATTTCTATAAATTTCAATCTATTTCTATTATCTTATCTCCATATCCCCCTTATCTCCTTATCCCCTTTTTTACACTGCTGATACATAACCTGAACGGTTACATTTTTTAGAACTTAGTAATGAATGAAAATCTATGCGAATTGTCGAAATCCGGGTGTGATATGTAGCCATAATCTACCGAAACCACAATTCCTTCAAAATATCCCTCTCCGGTGCTTTTAAATCCAACTCCTGCTGAGTAGCCTGTTTGTTGGTTATATCCGAGTCTAAGACCAAGTGATTGAGTCAACCAGTATTCAATGCCGCTTTGAAAATTAATAGCATTATCCTTCGGCATATCTATATCTAATGCCACTAAAGTCTTTTCTCCAAATAACTCAGGTTTGTAACATGCACCTAATTTTATATTGAATGGCAGGTCATTTTTTGCATCTGCGGTTTTTAATTTTGGACCTAAATTCTGGATATTTAATCCAAAAGAGGTCTTTTTTGTATAATGAAAGAGTGCTCCCAGGTCCACGGCGATGCCTGTGCCTTTATTACTGGCATAGTCTTGTTTAATCGTTTTTAGATTAAATCCAACAAGAACATTTTTAGGAATTAATAACTCTAATGCGTAAGATAAACAAAGGGCTAAATTATCTACTTCTAATGTTGTGGTTGGATTGCTGGCATTATCCCGACCATCAATACCACCTGCCCTTAACATAATTAAACTTACACCCATAGCTCTTTTTATGTTATTAATTGGTGGAAGTGGTTGTGAATAGGCAAGGAAATTAGTTTTTATATCCTCAAACCATATCGTATGAGCGGCGGTCATTTCTTTTGATTTGAGTTGGACAAGTCCTGCGGGATTCCAATATGTGGCATTAATATCATCGGCAATGGCTACCCCCGCACCACCCATACCAATGACTCTTGGTCCTTGCCCTATCTTTAGAAATTGCGCGGTAGCGATACCTACATTATCATCCCCTGCATAACTAATTACTGGCTGACTGAAGATTAAAATGCTCATTAATAATACTAACTTTTTCATTATAAATAACCTCCTTATTTTTGGTAATTGGTAACTGGTGAATGGTAATTAGTTACCATTTAACCGATTACTTACTTTGTAAGCGTTCAGGTGGTGTAAGAAAAGGAGATATGGAGATAAAGGAGATAAG
Coding sequences:
- a CDS encoding PorV/PorQ family protein translates to MRRLFIMKKLVLLMSILIFSQPVISYAGDDNVGIATAQFLKIGQGPRVIGMGGAGVAIADDINATYWNPAGLVQLKSKEMTAAHTIWFEDIKTNFLAYSQPLPPINNIKRAMGVSLIMLRAGGIDGRDNASNPTTTLEVDNLALCLSYALELLIPKNVLVGFNLKTIKQDYASNKGTGIAVDLGALFHYTKKTSFGLNIQNLGPKLKTADAKNDLPFNIKLGACYKPELFGEKTLVALDIDMPKDNAINFQSGIEYWLTQSLGLRLGYNQQTGYSAGVGFKSTGEGYFEGIVVSVDYGYISHPDFDNSHRFSFITKF